The Kribbella sp. HUAS MG21 genome includes the window CCGCCCGCGACGCCGAGATCGGCGCGCTGATCGCGGACGCGTTCGACAAGGTCGGCAAGGACGGTGTGATCACCGTCGAGGAGTCGAACACCTTCGGGACCGAGCTCGAGTTCACCGAGGGCATGCAGTTCGACAAGGGCTACATCTCGCCGTACTTCATCACCGACGCCGAGGCCGGCGAGGCGGTGCTGGAGGACCCGTACATCCTCATCCACCAGGGCAAGATCTCCGCGATCGCGGACCTGCTGCCGCTGCTGGAGAAGGTCGTGCAGTCCGGCAAGACGCTGCTGATCATCGCCGAGGACGTCGAGGCCGAGGCGCTGTCCACCCTGGTGGTCAACAAGATCCGCGGCAACTTCACCTCGGTCGCCGTCAAGGCGCCGGGCTTCGGTGACCGCCGCAAGGCGATGCTGGAGGACCTGGCCGCGCTCACCGGCGCGCAGGTCGTGGCCCCCGAGGTCGGGCTGAAGCTCGACCAGGTCGGTCTCGAGGTGCTCGGTTCGGCCCGCCGGATCGTGGTCTCGAAGGACAACACGACCGTCGTCGAGGGCGCCGGCAAGGCCGAGGACATCGAGGGCCGGGTCAGCCAGATCAAGTCCGAGATCGAGCGCACCGACTCCGACTGGGACCGCGAGAAGCTGCAGGAGCGGCTGGCCAAGCTGGCCGGCGGCGTCTGCGTGATCAAGGTCGGCGCGGCCACCGAGGTCGAGCTGAAGGAGAAGAAGCACCGGATCGAGGACGCGGTGTCCGCGACCAGGGCCGCGATCGAGGAAGGCATCGTCGCCGGTGGCGGTTCCGCCCTGGTGCACGCCGCCACGGTCCTCGACAAGGAGCTCGAGCTCGAGGGTGACGAGGCGACCGGTGTCCGGATCGTCCGCAAGGCGGTCGTCGAGCCGCTGCGCTGGATCGCCGAGAACGGTGGCTACGAAGGCTACGTCGTCGTCGCCAAGGTGTCCGAGCTGGAGCCGGGCAACGGCTTCAACGCGGCGACCGGCGAGTACGGCGACCTGCTCGGCAGCGGCGTCCTGGACCCGGTCAAGGTGACCCGGTCCGCGCTCGCCAACGCCGGCTCGATCGCCGCGCTGCTGCTGACCACCGAGACTCTGGTGGTGGACAAGCCCGAGGACGAGGAGCCCGCCGCCGCCGGTCACGGCCACGGCCACGGTCACTGATCCTCGGCAGTAGAGCAGTAGTTCGACAGCACAGCACACACAGCACCGCCCGGCAGGCAACTGCCGGGCGGTGCTCTGTTTGTATACGTGGTTGTGCTGATTCGTGAGCGGAGTGCCGAGGACCTGTCCGTCTGCGTGGAACTGCTCCGCCGCGTGCACGAACGGGCCGGTTACCCGATCAACTGGCCTGCGGGCCCGGCGCGGTGGTTGACGCCGGAGAGCGCGCTCGGGTGCTGGGTCGCGGTGGCCGGCGAGCGAGTCGTGGGCCACGTGGTGCTCACCGCGGTGGACGACCGGGCCGAGGTGGAGCGGCTGTTCGTAGATCCGGCGGCGACGCGCCAAGGCATCGGCCGGCACCTGCTCGAGCACTGCGTGCAGACCGCCGCTGAGCTCGGCCGCGAGCTGTCCCTGGAGGTCGTCGACAACCGCGGCGCCGCCGTCCACCTCTACCGCCAGGCGGGCTGGCTGGAGACCGGCCGCACCCAGATCGACTGGGCCGGCGACCAAGCCTCCGAACTCATCCGCTTCACCGCACCACGCTGATCAGGAACCCGCGGGGTACGGGATCCGAACCGGCCAGTAGTGACAGATCGTGATGAAAAGAAGCGCTTGACCACGAACTGCCACTAGGCAACGGAGATTGAGAGCCGTACCATCTTTCAGGCTGACCGGTCCGAACACGAGGGGGCGAGGGTGACAGAGGTCCGAGTACCTGACACCCACGACCGGGTCGAGCTCAGGGATCTTGCCGCGCTGGCCGGCGACGGGGACCGAACAGCTCTCAACGACCTGCTCACCAGGGTGCGCGCTGTGGCGCACCGTTACGTACGGTCCCGCTTGTGGACCTATCCCGGCGGCGCCGACATGGTCGACGACGTCGCACAGGAAGTTTGTGTCGCGGTGTTCGGCGCGCTCGGCCGCTACCGTGACGAGGGGAGGCCTTTCGAGGCTTTCGTCTACGGCATCGCGGCCCGCAAGGTCGCCGATGCCCAGCGTGCGTTCGCGGTCGCCGACGTCTCGACGCCGGACCTGCCGGACGGCGCGGACGAGTCACCGACGCCGGAGGAGCGGGCGATTCGGCAGTCCGAGGTCCAGCACATCTGGGGCCTGATGGACAAGCTGCCGGAGAAACTGCGGGAGATCCTCCGTCTGCGCGTCGTTGCGGGGTTGTCAGCCGAGGAGACCGGCCGGGCACTGGGGATGACACCGGGGGCGGTGAGGGTCGCACAGCATCGGGCGTTGAACACGCTCAGGGGGTTTGTGGGGCATGGAACACAGCAGGAACGAGCAAGAGCAGGGGAGGGGCATCATGGCTGACCGTTTCGACCTGGACGCGATCGAGGCCGATGACGCGCTGCTCGATCTGCTCGCCGCCGGTGGGGAGTCCGCCCGCGCGGCGGGCGAGCACGACCCGGCCGTCGCCTTGCTGGCCGAACTCCGGCTGGCGGTGGAGGTCGAGGACGAGCTCCCGGTGGAGACCATCGACGATCCGGAGAGCTTCCTGGCGCGCTGCGCCGCGCTGAACCCGATCACCGACCCGTTCGCCCGCAAGGTGGCGACCCGCGGGCTGGCGTTCGGGGTCGCCGCGGTGGCCGCGCTGTCGGTCTCCGGGGTGGCGGCCGCCGTCACCGGTGATCCGCTGTCGCCGTACGAGAAGGTCATCGAGAAGATGGTCGACGCGGTCCGTCCGCAGACCAGCTTCCCGACCGAGGACCTGAACGGCCTGCCGGTCGTGGACCGGTCGACGATCGTCAAGGTCGGCAAGGACTTCAAGGCCAAGGCGAAGGCGGAACAGGCCCGCGCGGGCGACCCGA containing:
- a CDS encoding GNAT family N-acetyltransferase yields the protein MVVLIRERSAEDLSVCVELLRRVHERAGYPINWPAGPARWLTPESALGCWVAVAGERVVGHVVLTAVDDRAEVERLFVDPAATRQGIGRHLLEHCVQTAAELGRELSLEVVDNRGAAVHLYRQAGWLETGRTQIDWAGDQASELIRFTAPR
- the groL gene encoding chaperonin GroEL (60 kDa chaperone family; promotes refolding of misfolded polypeptides especially under stressful conditions; forms two stacked rings of heptamers to form a barrel-shaped 14mer; ends can be capped by GroES; misfolded proteins enter the barrel where they are refolded when GroES binds), whose protein sequence is MPKILEFDENARRALERGVDKLANTVKVTLGPKGRYVVLDKKWGAPTITNDGVTVAREVELDDPFENLGAQLTKEVATKTNDIAGDGTTTATVLAQALVHEGLRAVAAGANPMGLKRGIEAAVEAVSGKLVETAKPVDDKGDMAHVATISARDAEIGALIADAFDKVGKDGVITVEESNTFGTELEFTEGMQFDKGYISPYFITDAEAGEAVLEDPYILIHQGKISAIADLLPLLEKVVQSGKTLLIIAEDVEAEALSTLVVNKIRGNFTSVAVKAPGFGDRRKAMLEDLAALTGAQVVAPEVGLKLDQVGLEVLGSARRIVVSKDNTTVVEGAGKAEDIEGRVSQIKSEIERTDSDWDREKLQERLAKLAGGVCVIKVGAATEVELKEKKHRIEDAVSATRAAIEEGIVAGGGSALVHAATVLDKELELEGDEATGVRIVRKAVVEPLRWIAENGGYEGYVVVAKVSELEPGNGFNAATGEYGDLLGSGVLDPVKVTRSALANAGSIAALLLTTETLVVDKPEDEEPAAAGHGHGHGH
- the shbA gene encoding RNA polymerase sigma factor ShbA; this encodes MTEVRVPDTHDRVELRDLAALAGDGDRTALNDLLTRVRAVAHRYVRSRLWTYPGGADMVDDVAQEVCVAVFGALGRYRDEGRPFEAFVYGIAARKVADAQRAFAVADVSTPDLPDGADESPTPEERAIRQSEVQHIWGLMDKLPEKLREILRLRVVAGLSAEETGRALGMTPGAVRVAQHRALNTLRGFVGHGTQQERARAGEGHHG